A segment of the Vagococcus hydrophili genome:
GCATCTGAAGAGATAACTTCATGTGATCTTGGCTTTAACGACACATTAATCACACCATCAGGCCTAACACCAATCACACGTCCTGTAACACGTTCGCCCAATCTAGGCTCTTCAAAACGCTCAGAGGGATGTATAAAGCCGATGTGTTTCTCATCCGTAATAAAGAATGTTCCCACTAATTTAAGACGGTAAACAATCCCTGTGACATTTTTATTGTGCATTTCTTCCGCTGTTCCCGCATGAGACATTGCTAAAAATTCAACATCATCAGCAATAGTTGCCCATAAGCGATCTTTTTCGTCTACTTTTAATGAAACTAATAGTTGATCTCCTTTTTTAGGCCATAAATTTCTCATTTCTGGTAGTTCATCTAAAGAAACAACAATTTCTTTGTCTTTTAAGCCTATATCAACAAACACACCTAAGTCTTTTCTTGAAGCAATAACTTCGGCAAATTCTTGATGGTCTTTTCTAACTGAAGGAAGTGTTGTTGTAAATACATTTTGTTGTTTTTGATTTTGATAAGCAAATCCTTCTACCATGTC
Coding sequences within it:
- a CDS encoding S1 RNA-binding domain-containing protein; this encodes MNELIGSVWLGMIFDENDHSYFVQKNGITFLLAKEEGQREIGDMVEGFAYQNQKQQNVFTTTLPSVRKDHQEFAEVIASRKDLGVFVDIGLKDKEIVVSLDELPEMRNLWPKKGDQLLVSLKVDEKDRLWATIADDVEFLAMSHAGTAEEMHNKNVTGIVYRLKLVGTFFITDEKHIGFIHPSERFEEPRLGERVTGRVIGVRPDGVINVSLKPRSHEVISSDAQMILTFLERSEEGKINFSDKSTPEEIQTTFAISKGQFKRALGSLMKARMITQEDGWTILVKK